A single genomic interval of Theropithecus gelada isolate Dixy chromosome 16, Tgel_1.0, whole genome shotgun sequence harbors:
- the LOC112609931 gene encoding olfactory receptor 1E1: MMGRSQTSISEFLLLGLPFQPEQQNLFYALFLAMYLTTLLGNLLIIVLIRLDSHLHTPMYLFLSNLSFSDLCFSSVTIPKLLQNMQNQDPSIPYADCLTQMYFFLFFGDLESFLLVAMAYDRYVAICFPLHYTAIMSPMSCLALVALSWVLTIFHAMLHTLLMARLCFCADNVIPHFFCDMSALLKLACSDTRVNELVIFIMGGLILVIPFLLILGSYARIVSSILKVPSSKGICKAFSTCGSHLSVVSLFYGTIIGLYLCPSANSSTLKETVMAVMYTVVTPMLNPFTYSLRNRDMKGALGRIIHQKKTFFSL; the protein is encoded by the coding sequence ATGATGGGACGAAGTCAAACCAGCATCTCAGAGTTCCTGCTCCTGGGCCTGCCCTTCCAGCCAGAGCAGCAAAACCTGTTCTATGCCCTGTTCTTGGCCATGTATCTTACCACCCTCCTGGGGAACCTCCTCATCATTGTCCTCATTCGACTGGACTCCCATCTCCACACGCCTATGTATTTGTTTCTCAGCAACTTGTCcttctctgacctctgcttctcTTCCGTGACCATTCCCAAGTTGTTACAGAACATGCAGAACCAAGACCCATCCATCCCCTATGCGGACTGCCTGACTCAAATGtacttcttcctgttttttgGAGACCTGGAGAGCTTCCTCCTTGTGGCCATGGCCTATGACCGCTATGTGGCCATCTGCTTCCCCCTGCACTACACCGCCATCATGAGCCCCATGAGCTGTCTCGCCCTGGTGGCGCTGTCCTGGGTGCTGACCATCTTCCATGCCATGTTACACACTTTACTCATGGCCAGGTTGTGTTTTTGTGCAGACAATGTGATCCCCCACTTTTTCTGTGATATGTCTGCTCTGCTGAAGCTGGCCTGCTCTGACACTCGAGTCAATGAATTGGTGATATTTATCATGGGAGGGCTGATTCTTGTCATCCCATTCCTACTCATCCTTGGGTCCTATGCACGGATTGTCTCCTCCATCCTCAAGGTCCCTTCGTCTAAGGGTATCTGCAAGGCCTTCTCTACTTGTGGCTCCCACCTCTCTGTGGTGTCACTGTTCTATGGGACCATTATTGGTCTCTACTTATGCCCATCAGCTAATAGTTCTACTCTAAAGGAGACTGTTATGGCTGTGATGTACACTGTGGTGACCCCCATGCTGAACCCCTTCACctacagcctgaggaacagagacATGAAGGGAGCCCTGGGCAGAATCATTCatcaaaagaaaactttcttctctctctga